In one Niallia taxi genomic region, the following are encoded:
- a CDS encoding ECF transporter S component gives MNKKNKTFRIVLLGMLSAIIIIQTTIPFLGYIPIGPLSLTIIQVTVIIAAIVLGPKEGAIVGGIWGLITFIRAFVAPTSPIAPIVFTNPLISVLPRVLIGVVAAYVFHRILSEKLSETVRMSIAGVLGSLTNTVLVLGLIYLFYREPYANFLEMDMDKLLPALLTIVGTNGVTEAILSGILAPIISKPLLRLRK, from the coding sequence ATGAACAAGAAAAATAAGACATTCCGAATTGTCCTATTAGGGATGCTTTCTGCCATTATTATTATTCAAACGACGATCCCGTTTTTAGGATATATACCGATTGGACCGCTTAGTTTGACGATTATTCAGGTGACTGTCATTATCGCAGCAATTGTCCTTGGACCAAAGGAAGGGGCCATTGTTGGTGGTATTTGGGGACTTATCACATTTATCAGAGCATTTGTAGCTCCAACTAGTCCAATTGCGCCAATTGTTTTCACAAATCCGCTTATATCTGTGCTGCCTCGGGTTTTAATTGGTGTTGTTGCTGCATATGTATTTCATCGAATTCTTAGTGAAAAGCTTAGTGAAACAGTAAGAATGAGTATTGCTGGTGTGCTCGGGTCATTAACAAACACTGTTTTAGTACTTGGACTGATCTATTTATTTTATCGTGAGCCATATGCGAACTTTTTAGAAATGGACATGGATAAGCTCTTGCCTGCGCTTTTAACAATTGTAGGTACTAATGGTGTAACAGAAGCAATCCTTTCCGGTATACTTGCGCCCATTATTTCAAAACCGTTATTAAGATTAAGAAAGTAG